One Bythopirellula goksoeyrii genomic window, GAGCTGCCAGTGTCAGAACCTAGTTTTCCTAATCGATGTAATGCGTAGTTGCTGAGGTCTTTTTCACCGCCTGCAATTAGCCGGATCACAAATTGAAGGCGGGTGGACCATCCGAATGGAGTTAGGCCGGCGGCCAACTTGCAGCGGTCTAGTTTGAGGTCTGACACCTCTGCTCGCTAGAAAAATCGCTTCCAGCGGTCGGTTGATGCAACCGATCTCAGTTCGAGTTGGTGGAAACTGCGGGCGGTGGCGCGACCGCTGTCGAATACGTTGATTGTGCTCCCATGGATGCACCTGCCATACGTGCAACCTGGTATTGAGCCGCAGTGGCGGTGTCCCCCACCGGGGAGCTGCACGCTTCCGCGAAGGTCACGACGAAACGACTCTAGCTACGCTCCTGCCGATTCGAGGAGCCGGATTCGCTCACACCTCGGTAAGCCCTGGCAAATCCCCATAGCTTGGCCAGCAAACCGGTCTCATTGCCCGCGGCGACCAGGGTTGCCACCTCTTCTACGTCAGCCGGCGAAGTGTCGTATTCTGAGAGAGCCCCCTGCGGATCGATCGTTTCAGGGGCCTGCTCCTCCAAGTTGTTGAGCACGGAAACCTCGCCAAAGTCGGTGCTCTTCCAATCGATGTCTTGCGGAATGTACTCATTCAAACCTACGGCAACTGGCACAAATCCATCGGCCGAAAGTCCGGGACGATACAACAGTTCATCCGCAGTGAGCTCCTCGGTCCGGTCAAGTTTGGAATTGATCCTTTCTTCGCTCGACCGCGATTCATCGTCCGAATCCGCCGTGTGCAATTCGTTTACCTCTCGCCCAACATCCTCGGGCTGGGGCGTATCTGCCTGATCTTCTAACTCGATCACGTGTGATATTTCACGCGTGTTGCCTGCCGAGTCAGTAACCGTGATTTGAATCGTGTGAGATTCTGCGTTTTCAAAGTCGAGGTCCGCCCCGCGGGCAACCGAGACCACGCCGGTTTCGGCGTCGATTTCAAAGCGACCGTCGGCATTGTCAGTCAGCTCGTAGGTCAGCTTATCATCACGGTCGGGGTCGGTAGCATAGGCCGCCCCGACGACGGTTCCCGGCTTGGCGTTCTCGGGAATGCTGCCGCCCTTGAAATCCAGGTCAGTGATCGCTTCGTTCACGTCGGTGACCTGAATTTCGAACGACTCCATGCGCTCGTGACCGGCCGAATCGGTAACTTTGATGCTGATCTCATGCGTTCCGGCGTTTTCAAAGTCGAGGTCCGCCCCGCGGGCAACCGAGACCACGCCGGTTTCGGCGTCGATTTCAAAGCGACCGTCGGCATTGTCGGTAAGTTCGTAGGTTAGTTTATCATCACGGTCGGGGTCGGTAGCATAGGCCGCCCCGACGACGGTTCCCGGCTTGGCGTTCTCGGGAATGCTGCCGCCCTTGAAATCCAGGTCAGTGATCGCTTCGTTCACGTCGGTGACCTGAATTTCGAACGACTCCATGCGCTCGTGACCGGCCGAATCGGTAACTTTGATGCTGATCTCATGCGTTCCGGCGTTTTCAAAGTCGAGGTCCGCCCCGCGGGCAACCGAGACCACGCCGGTTTCGGCGTCGATTTCAAAGCGACCGTCGGCATTGTCGGTAAGTTCGTAGGTTAGTTTATCATCACGGTCGGGGTCGGTAGCATAGGCCGCCCCGACGACGGTTCCCGGCTTGGCGTTCTCGGGAATGCTGCCGCCCTTGAAATCCAGGTCAGTGATCGCTTCGTTCACGTCGGTGACCTGAATTTCGAACGACTCCATGCGCTCGTGACCGGCCGAATCGGTAACTTTGATGCTGATCTCATGCGTTCCGGCGTTTTCAAAGTCGAGGTCCGCCCCGCGGGCAACCGAGACCACGCCGGTTTCGGCGTCGATTTCAAAGCGACCGTCGGCATTGTCAGTCAGCTCGTAGGTCAGCTTATCATCACGGTCGGGGTCGGTAGCATAGGCCGCCCCGACGACGGTTCCCGGCTTGGCGTCTTCAGCGATACTGCCACCTTTGAAGTCGAGATCGGTTGGTGCCTGATTCCATGGGACGATTTGACCGCTGCCTCCCCACGAACTGTCGATCATGTTGATCGAGCCGGCAACGTGGATCACCCCACCCTCAAGGCGATACAACTGGGTAACGTCGATGTCGCCATGCACCCACATGTCTCCGTCGATCTTTACCGTGCTGGCGTTTAGTTCGACATCGCCGAACATGGTGCTATTGGCCGAAATGGTTGGGTTGCCCTGCAATTCGACTTTCGCCCCCGTAGCATCGACGTTGGTTCCGTTATCTTTGTACGAGCCAGAGATTTCGATCTCGTCAATCAGGGTCACCGTTCCGCTGGGTTTCTCAATCGAGAGATGGTTCAGTTCACCGACTCCACCCCCGGCGGAAATAGTCTGGTCCCCCGTACCATCGAGAACAAAGGTTCCGCTGCCACCGATCGAAGCGTCCAGTGTAGTGATGTCGCCGGCCACATGGATCCCGCCCGACTGCAATCGGTACAGGCTGGTGATGGTCAAATCGCCGTCAACATCCAGCGTGCCATCGATCGTGACCGTGCTGGCGTTGAGTTCCAAATCGCCAAACGTCGTTCCACTGGCTGCGATGTTCGGATTACCCTGCAATTCGACTTTCGCCCCCGTAGCATCGACGTTGGTTCCGTTATCTTTGTACGAGCCAGAGATTTCGATCTCGTCAATCAGGGTCACCGTTCCGCTGGGTTTCTCAATCGAGAGATGGTTCAGTTCACCGACTCCACCCCCGGCGGAAATAGTCTGGTCCCCCGTACCATCGAGAACAAAGGTTCCGCTGCCACCGATCGAAGCGTCCAGTGTAGTGATGTCGCCGGCCACATGGATCCCGCCCGACTGCAATCGGTACAGGCTGGTGATGGTCAAATCGCCGTCAACATCCAGCGTGCCATCGATCGTGACCGTGCTGGCGTTGAGTTCCAAATCGCCAAACGTCGTTCCACTGGCTGCGATGTTCGGATTACCCTGGAGTTCGACTCTGGCACCGGTGGCGTCGACCACCGATCCGTTGTCCTCGTAGGAGCCGGAGATTTCGATCTCATCAATTAACGTTACCGTACCGCTGGTCTTCTCGATCGACAGCCGACTGATTTCACCTGTTCCGCCCCCTGCGGAGATGGTCTGGTCACCCGATCCATCGAGAACCACCGTGCCGCTGCCGCCGAAGGAGTTGTCCAACGTCGTCACATCGCCGCCCACGTGGATTTCTCCATCCATCAGACGGTAGAGACTTTTGATGGTCAGATCGCCATTCACCTCCAGCGTACCGTCGATGGTCACCGTGCTGGCATTGATCACCAAATCGTCGAACGGGCCATCACTCACCGAAAGCACCGTGTTGCCTGTAATCGTCACCGTGGGAATATCGGTCACGGCAATCGAGAAGGCTTCCTCGTAGGTATTGCCGGCCGAATCGGTCACCTGAACCGTGACGTCGTGGCTCGCCTGCGATTCAAAGTCGAGGTCGGCTCCCTTGGCGACCCGAACTTCGCCGGTTTCCGCGTCGATCTCGAAACGACCGCCAGCGTTGTCGGTAAGGGCATAGCTAAACGTTTCGTCTTTGTCCGGATCAACGGCCGCGGCGGTGCCCACGATGGTGCCTTCGGCCGAGTTCTCGGTGACGATCGCACCAGACAAGTCGAGGTCGGTGGGCGCCGAATTCTGCAACTTGACTTTCAATTCCGTTCCGTCGTAGATCACCTCGGCAGGTGAGGAGAAGTCCTCGTTGTGGACAGTCTCTCCTTCACTGATCGTCATCCTTCCCGAAACGGCACCTGCTCGAATGAATGCCCCGTCGTTGATTTTCTTGTCCACGGTGACCGATTCGAGATCACCCTCGACGATGATCGACGTGCCTCGCACCATTTGGTTCCCGATGTGAATATTCCCGGCCGAACCAGTCACTTCGATCGAAGCGCCACTGGTGAATTGATCACTCACGTCCAGCGACTTCAGGTCGCCACCGACGATGAGCGAGCCTGTCATGTTGTCCCCAATCGTGGTCGCACCAAGATCGCCGGCAATTTTGACCGTTCCTTTAAGGTCTCCATTACCTTCTAGAGACAGTTTGGATACGTCTCCGTCGATCTTCAGCGAACCGCTGATAGTGCGGGTCGTAATCTCTTCGACCGAGGAGTCGATCACCACCGTTCCGGCCAGATTGCCCGACGAGAAGGAAAACGCACCTCCCGCGTGAATCGTCGACTTGCCATTGATGTTGCCGCCGATACTGATTGCTTCGGCCTTACCGCCAATATCCACGGTTGCATTGTTCACCGACGCACCAATCGCCACCGTACCCGCGTCGCCACCCACAATCAGCGAGCCATCCATGCGATCGGCAATCGAGATATCCCCGGAGCTGCCGGCGACGTTGATCGCTGCGCTGGACGAGACATTGTCACCAATCGACAGAGTATCAAGATCGCCCTTGACGTGGAGCGAGCCGGTCATGTCATCGCCGATCGAGGTTGCTCCAAGGTTGCCAGCAATGGTTACCGTGCCGCTCAAATCGGCGTTGCTTGTGAGCGAAAGGGAAGAGACGTCGCCATGAATCTCCATCGATCCGCTGATGGTGCCTGTGGTGACTCCACGAACCGACGAATCAATCGTCACACTTCCGGCAACATTTCCTGAGGAAAATGAGCTAGCAGCCCCGATGTGAATTGTCGACTTGTCATTAATGTTGCCGCCGATACTGATCGCCTCGGCCGAGCCATGAATATCCAACGTGGCACTGCTCATCGCTCCATCAATGGTCACCAACGCAGCGTCGCCACCAACCAACAGTGAACCATCGATGCCACCGCCGATTGAGATATTCCCGGCATCGCCGGCTACCGTGATCGATGCCTTTCCATCGACTTTGTCGCCAATCGTCAGCGATTCAAGATCGCCTCCGACCTTGAGCGAACCCGACATGTCATCGCCAACGGTGGTGGCGCCCAGGTCTCCCGAGACTGTGACGGAGCCACTTAAGTCTGAATTCCCGGTGAGCGTGAACGAGGCGACATCGCCATTTACATCAACCGAACCTTTGCCACCCAAGTGACCTTGAATCTCGAAATCGCCCACGGAGCCGTTCACCACGACGGCATGTTGCAGGCGAGACTCCACGGTCAAGTGATCAATCGTGGTCTCTGCATTGATGATCAGCGGCGCGTCGAGGAGGGTCACATCGAACTCAGCATCCGGACCGGCCATTTGGTCCAACGTGAGAATCGAATTCTCTCCCGTGTCCGACACGTCTGTCACATGCAAACGGTCTTCGTGCACGTCGTAATCGATCTCGGCGCTACCTTCGCCATCGAAATCAACTCGCAGGGCAATGTCACCGTCGACGATGATCGTTTCCTCGGTGACCTCGTAGCCCGAGAGGTCTCCATCGACGACCAGTGCGTTGGCGTCGGCAAACTCGATCGAATCAATATTCTGGTACTCGATGGTGAAGCTGCTGTCGCCATCGTCGATCGTGATGGTCCCGTCGCCGAACTTCACATGGTTCGAGTCGACGTTCGAGAGATCGATGCTGTTCGTCCCGCCGCCACCGTCGACCTTGTACGTCTGCCCGTCTTCCGGCTTGGAGAACTCGAAGATGTCGTCGTAATCCGATCCCACAACCCCTTGGGTCGCATGAGACGATTCGCTTTCTCGCAGACTTCGTTCCTGCTTCTCTTCATCACTATCCGTCAGGTCAAGAATCACTCCTGACCGTGAGTCGGAGAAATCCACGGTGTTGTGACGATCAAGCCTGGAGTCGTCGTCAGCACGGTAGTCTTTTTCGAATTTCACATCGCCATCATCATCGAAGTGCGAACCACCGATTCGCTTCCCGAACAACAGGTCGTCGTCGCCCCCCGTGCCGTGCATGTGAGCGACAACATCATTGTGATCCTGGTCTTGGTGATCGGCTTCATTCTGATGATCATCGCCGGTGTCGGCATCGACCCAGGTAGCCGATAGCAAGATTCTTGGCTCGAGCGTATCGGCCTGTAATGCCGCCTTCGCTCGTCCCGGTTTCTGCGAGTTCTTCTCTGCATCCATGCCTGAGGTATTATCTTGACCTTGCTTGTGACGTTTGGACATGACGGTTCCCTACAACTGATTTCGAGGCCTTGGTGACTGGATACTTCGTCGATTACCGCAGGTGCATTTCGAGGCTGAACGCTGATTGATCGACAACCGCTGCAATCCGTATGTCGGCATTCGTCACCGGGACGAACTCATCTCCTGTGAATCGTCAGACGTTGGATCGCACAGCCGGACGGCGAACCCAACCGGGAGCGATAGATCGCTGTTTTCTATTCCGAACACGCAGCGAAAGGTATCGGTTGCCGCGTCAATCGCCTGCTCTTGAGCAAGCAGTTGAGCCACGACACGAGGGGGTGCTGGCAACTCTGCTTCCAGTGCGTATTCTTCGCCGACGTTCAGTAAGCCGAAGTACGCCACTGGTACGTGAAGCACGACGCGAAGCTGAATCGGGTTGGTGAGCCGCAGAATTGGCTCGTTGGGATTTGCCGTGCCGCCGGGTTTGCCTGTGATTCGAGTGACGGTACCGCCGAAAGGTGCACGAAGTTCATGACCACTGAGACGAACTTCCTCCAGCGCAACCTGGGCTTCCGCTTCGCGCTCTCGTTCGTGGGCTTGCTCCAAGGTAGCGCGAGCCTCTTCCACTCGTCCCTCGGCTTCGTCGAGTTCCAGTCCCGAGGCCGCATTCTTTTCGTATGCATCGCGGACCCGACCCAGGTATTTCTCGGCAAGCGATACCGCGCTCTTGGCACGTATCAACATTGCCCCTCGGCTTGCGATCGCCTCTGCGGCGGCCAGCGATGCTCGGGCAAGACTATCGTCCAGGCGTGCTAGCACCTGTCCTTCTTCAACAAACTGCATCTCTTCGACGTCGATTTCAGACACGGTGCCCGTCGTGGGAAAACTCAAGTCGACCGACTGGCGAGCTTCGACAATGCCGGGCAGCATTGCTGCAGAATTCGTGCCGGGTTCACGGCCGTGGACGGCATGAACGTGCAGAAGAGCAAGGAAAACCAGCAGCAGAAAGCGTCTCATGGGGCAGCTCTCGTGAGAATTGTGTCCAAATCGGTGTGGGAAAGAACACTTGAAACATAGGTCATTCACTTAGAGTCCGCAGTCGTGACCGCTAGCACGCTACGACGCGATAACACTTTATGACGGATCGTAGGGCTGCGCAGATTCGCCGAGTTGTGCGGCTGTTACCGCCTTGGGAGGTCCTAGCGAAGATGCGGAACGTGGCTAGTCGAATAGATCGATGGGACTATGCACCTAGTCCGAGCGGAACCGCATGCGCTGAAACCATCCTCGAATACGCCGCCCAACACGAACGTGACGTTTTTACAACCTATAACGAACCAGACTCCCGCGTTGCCCAAGCACCGCGACACCATGCGCCGTCGGCTGGTGCTCGCTTGGAGCGTTGCCTGTATGGGATTTCTTCTTCTGACTGGCTGCAAAGTAGGGCCCAATTTCTTGCGGCCCAAGCCGCCGCCAATAAGCCCCGAGTATGCCGAAGCCACCGCTCCGGAAACGGCAATCTACGAAGATCTGAGGTATTGGTGGGCAGCGCTGAATGACCCCACGCTCAATTCGTTGATCGCAGAGGCCTGCCGACAGAATCTCGATCTCCGCGAGGCCTACTACCGTGTAGTTGTGTCTCGCGCACGTTTGGGGGTTGTCCGGGCCGATCGGTTGCCGCACGTGCATGCCACGGCCGAATATGCCTACCGCGATTTTGCTGAAAACGCATCTCAATTCATCAGCAGCTCGGCAGGCAATCGCGGTTTTAATTTCAACTCGATGGGTTTCGATAGCCGCTGGGAAATCGATCTGTTCGGCAAAATCGCCCGAGCTATTGAATCGGCCGCGGCAGACCTGAACGCGGAAGTCGAGAACTATCGAGACCTCAAGGTGATTCTTCTGGCTGAAGTCGCGTCGACTTATACGCAATTACGCCTAGCCCAAGAACGGATTGAGATTGCCCAACGCAACCTGGCAGCACAACAGGCTACGCTAAGCGTGGTACGAGAACGTCACAAGTCTGGGCTGGTCAGCCCATTGGACGTGGCTCAGGCCGAGTCCAATGTCTACATCACTGCGGCTACCATTCCTGCGCTACAACAGCTTGAAACCGTTGCCAGCAATCAGCTCGCATTTCTCTTAGGTCGAACTCCGGACGCTGGATTCCGAGAACGTTTGGCAGTTGGCCGCATTCCCAACACGCCGGAGAGTCTTGGCGTGGGGCTGCCAGCCGATTTACTAGCCCGTCGACCGGACATTCGAAGGGCGGAACTGGAAGTGACCAGTGCCTCGGCATTGATCGGGGTAGCCGTCGCCGAGAAGTACCCCCAGATCTCGATTCTGGGAACGATCTCGGTCGACGCAAAAGACGTGGGAATGTGGTTCGACCCTGGTTCGTTGGCACATTCGATCGGACCATCGTTTCGCTGGAACATCATCAACTTCAACCAGTTGAACAACGTGATTGAGGGACGGAGTGCGGAGTTCCAGATTGCAATCCTCAATTATCAGCGGACCGTGCTTGCTGCCGTTCAAGAGGTCGAAGACGGATTGGTCGCGTTCCACCGTCAAGGCCAACGAGCGGTTGAGCTGCAACGGGCCATCGGGGCCACGAAGCGTGCCGTTTCAAGCGGCCAGGTTCGGTACGAAAGCGGCCTCATCGGCTTTCAGCCCTTGCTCGATTCGCAACGCGAACTTCTCTTCGCGGAAGACACCTACGCGAACAGCCGAGCTGAAACACTGCTGGGCATCATTCGGGTCTACAAAGCGCTAGGCGGCGGGTGGAACTCGTGTTGTTGCGTCGAGGTCGCCGCGAATGAGGTTCCTGCTCAAGACGTCAACCCACCAACCGAACTTGTCCCCGAGCCGTTGCCGAAACCGCAAGAACCTTCTTCGAACACTCCGGTGGACAACCTTAACGGACAAGCCTTCCGATTACCTCCACTGGCTCCCACCGTAGGTTCCATGGCAAACGGGTGGATTGTCAGACTCCCGGCTGCCGGATCCGAAATCCAGCATGCGAACGGGAGACCTTCTCCCGCAGCCTCCCCTGGGATGACTCAAAAGGTGCTGATTGTGGCGGGTCAGCTTCCAGTGAGCCCCAGGTATCGCTAACCCAGCATCCGCAAATCGTTGACAATCTGCAAGCCACGACGGTAGAGCATCGCCAACAGTGTTGTTCGGTTTCCGGGAAAGAACACCTGGGCCATGCTTCCAGAGCGAAGATGTTCTTCCGGATCGTGTTCCAAGATAATCAATACTTCGAACAACGCGTTGGCCGATTCGTGGGACTGAGGATCAACGGCAATCACACCTCCTGCCAGGTGCGTTAGTTCTTCGCGGTCAACTTTCGTTTGCCCTTGAGACGCAACTTGTTCAACACGCCCCTCAAGCACCTTGTTCGGGCTACCCATGAAGCGAATGCGAACTCTCGCCTCAGGGGTTAATGCAGCGTCAACGAGTTGCTCGCCGTCAAGCAGAACACGAATCGCCCAGGGTCCCGCACCCACCGTGGCAACCGGGTCACCGCGCTTCAGAAAAGCGCCGACCTGGGTTGATTCGCAATTCGTGATCACCCCATCGCGTGCCGAGCGGATATCGAGTGCGGCACGACGCTGCTCCGCGGTCTCTCGGTCTTCCAGTAGATCGTCCAGCACGGCGCGCGTGCGGGCTGCCGTCTGGCGGTTGGCATACAGATCCTGTTCCCATCGCAACTCCGTGGCTTTCGTCTGAAGTTCGAGTTGCTTGGCTTCTAATTCGATATCGATGTTGTCCAGGCGGCAGATGATCTCGTCGGACGATACCGGGTCGCCACACTCTACAAACACTTCTCTTACGAATCCGGGTGCCGCAGCCCTCATCGTCACTTCGTCCAAGCGCGTGACAACCCCGACGCTTACAACACGGCCGGGAATGGGCACGGCGAAAACCAGGACCAGGCCAGCCACGGCAATTCCGAAGGTCGACGCAATAGCCCGCGTGCGACGTCCCTCCAGTTCTTCAGATAATCGCAAGTAGTTGATCAGCGACAACCCGCTTTGCCGTAGCGACTGTACTACGTACATCAGGGCCACGCCTAAGCCCACAAGAGGCAGTTTCTGGGCTATCACAAGGCTGATGCCTAGCAACAGCATGACCTTGTAGACAGCACCTGCCACACCAAATGCAGCCAAGGCCAGCGATCGTTTTCGGCTTCCACCGTTTGCCTTGCCTCGGACACCATACAGTAGCCGAGTCGCCACACCGCGAAGGCTCTTGTCCGATTCGGCCCTAAGATTCGGAATCCCTAATGCGTCGGAAAGGACATAGTATCCGTCGTACCGCATGAGGGGGTTCGCGTTAAATGCGACCGTGACTACTGTCGACAGCACGACCGCATAGTAAGCCGCGTCGTGAAGTGTCCCGCTGGGGGTCAACACCCATATCGCTAGTGCCATCATCGCGGCGATCGACTCAAAGTACATCCCAGCAAGTGCCACGATGACACGCTGCCAGCGACTGGTGAACCCCCACGACGTCGAAGCATCGACATACGCGCAGGGAGTGAACAGGATGAAATACGCCCCCATCTCGGGAACCTCACCACCGAAGTGTTTGCAGGCGTACGCGTGTCCGAATTCGTGGATAACTTTCAGAACAACCAGCAACGTCCACAGCACGGGCAAATTTCCGAGTGCCAGAATCGATG contains:
- a CDS encoding site-2 protease family protein; translation: MTQSTPNLAEQLKDVRVGARPELDVSRHVFGGEPAYVVMDPVSFQSHRFSQADYQVFIAIDARLTLGKVFSRLVASGHLDADQEEEFYKFVLSLTQRGLLNLPLSDGGRLFKRFEERRQAKQKGRLMQSLFLRVPLVRPDRFLSRTKFLFKPLFTRGALVVWAACSIVSLLVILSRWDEATSPMASILALGNLPVLWTLLVVLKVIHEFGHAYACKHFGGEVPEMGAYFILFTPCAYVDASTSWGFTSRWQRVIVALAGMYFESIAAMMALAIWVLTPSGTLHDAAYYAVVLSTVVTVAFNANPLMRYDGYYVLSDALGIPNLRAESDKSLRGVATRLLYGVRGKANGGSRKRSLALAAFGVAGAVYKVMLLLGISLVIAQKLPLVGLGVALMYVVQSLRQSGLSLINYLRLSEELEGRRTRAIASTFGIAVAGLVLVFAVPIPGRVVSVGVVTRLDEVTMRAAAPGFVREVFVECGDPVSSDEIICRLDNIDIELEAKQLELQTKATELRWEQDLYANRQTAARTRAVLDDLLEDRETAEQRRAALDIRSARDGVITNCESTQVGAFLKRGDPVATVGAGPWAIRVLLDGEQLVDAALTPEARVRIRFMGSPNKVLEGRVEQVASQGQTKVDREELTHLAGGVIAVDPQSHESANALFEVLIILEHDPEEHLRSGSMAQVFFPGNRTTLLAMLYRRGLQIVNDLRMLG
- a CDS encoding efflux transporter outer membrane subunit → MHLVRAEPHALKPSSNTPPNTNVTFLQPITNQTPALPKHRDTMRRRLVLAWSVACMGFLLLTGCKVGPNFLRPKPPPISPEYAEATAPETAIYEDLRYWWAALNDPTLNSLIAEACRQNLDLREAYYRVVVSRARLGVVRADRLPHVHATAEYAYRDFAENASQFISSSAGNRGFNFNSMGFDSRWEIDLFGKIARAIESAAADLNAEVENYRDLKVILLAEVASTYTQLRLAQERIEIAQRNLAAQQATLSVVRERHKSGLVSPLDVAQAESNVYITAATIPALQQLETVASNQLAFLLGRTPDAGFRERLAVGRIPNTPESLGVGLPADLLARRPDIRRAELEVTSASALIGVAVAEKYPQISILGTISVDAKDVGMWFDPGSLAHSIGPSFRWNIINFNQLNNVIEGRSAEFQIAILNYQRTVLAAVQEVEDGLVAFHRQGQRAVELQRAIGATKRAVSSGQVRYESGLIGFQPLLDSQRELLFAEDTYANSRAETLLGIIRVYKALGGGWNSCCCVEVAANEVPAQDVNPPTELVPEPLPKPQEPSSNTPVDNLNGQAFRLPPLAPTVGSMANGWIVRLPAAGSEIQHANGRPSPAASPGMTQKVLIVAGQLPVSPRYR
- a CDS encoding cadherin domain-containing protein encodes the protein MSKRHKQGQDNTSGMDAEKNSQKPGRAKAALQADTLEPRILLSATWVDADTGDDHQNEADHQDQDHNDVVAHMHGTGGDDDLLFGKRIGGSHFDDDGDVKFEKDYRADDDSRLDRHNTVDFSDSRSGVILDLTDSDEEKQERSLRESESSHATQGVVGSDYDDIFEFSKPEDGQTYKVDGGGGTNSIDLSNVDSNHVKFGDGTITIDDGDSSFTIEYQNIDSIEFADANALVVDGDLSGYEVTEETIIVDGDIALRVDFDGEGSAEIDYDVHEDRLHVTDVSDTGENSILTLDQMAGPDAEFDVTLLDAPLIINAETTIDHLTVESRLQHAVVVNGSVGDFEIQGHLGGKGSVDVNGDVASFTLTGNSDLSGSVTVSGDLGATTVGDDMSGSLKVGGDLESLTIGDKVDGKASITVAGDAGNISIGGGIDGSLLVGGDAALVTIDGAMSSATLDIHGSAEAISIGGNINDKSTIHIGAASSFSSGNVAGSVTIDSSVRGVTTGTISGSMEIHGDVSSLSLTSNADLSGTVTIAGNLGATSIGDDMTGSLHVKGDLDTLSIGDNVSSSAAINVAGSSGDISIADRMDGSLIVGGDAGTVAIGASVNNATVDIGGKAEAISIGGNINGKSTIHAGGAFSFSSGNLAGTVVIDSSVEEITTRTISGSLKIDGDVSKLSLEGNGDLKGTVKIAGDLGATTIGDNMTGSLIVGGDLKSLDVSDQFTSGASIEVTGSAGNIHIGNQMVRGTSIIVEGDLESVTVDKKINDGAFIRAGAVSGRMTISEGETVHNEDFSSPAEVIYDGTELKVKLQNSAPTDLDLSGAIVTENSAEGTIVGTAAAVDPDKDETFSYALTDNAGGRFEIDAETGEVRVAKGADLDFESQASHDVTVQVTDSAGNTYEEAFSIAVTDIPTVTITGNTVLSVSDGPFDDLVINASTVTIDGTLEVNGDLTIKSLYRLMDGEIHVGGDVTTLDNSFGGSGTVVLDGSGDQTISAGGGTGEISRLSIEKTSGTVTLIDEIEISGSYEDNGSVVDATGARVELQGNPNIAASGTTFGDLELNASTVTIDGTLDVDGDLTITSLYRLQSGGIHVAGDITTLDASIGGSGTFVLDGTGDQTISAGGGVGELNHLSIEKPSGTVTLIDEIEISGSYKDNGTNVDATGAKVELQGNPNIAASGTTFGDLELNASTVTIDGTLDVDGDLTITSLYRLQSGGIHVAGDITTLDASIGGSGTFVLDGTGDQTISAGGGVGELNHLSIEKPSGTVTLIDEIEISGSYKDNGTNVDATGAKVELQGNPTISANSTMFGDVELNASTVKIDGDMWVHGDIDVTQLYRLEGGVIHVAGSINMIDSSWGGSGQIVPWNQAPTDLDFKGGSIAEDAKPGTVVGAAYATDPDRDDKLTYELTDNADGRFEIDAETGVVSVARGADLDFENAGTHEISIKVTDSAGHERMESFEIQVTDVNEAITDLDFKGGSIPENAKPGTVVGAAYATDPDRDDKLTYELTDNADGRFEIDAETGVVSVARGADLDFENAGTHEISIKVTDSAGHERMESFEIQVTDVNEAITDLDFKGGSIPENAKPGTVVGAAYATDPDRDDKLTYELTDNADGRFEIDAETGVVSVARGADLDFENAGTHEISIKVTDSAGHERMESFEIQVTDVNEAITDLDFKGGSIPENAKPGTVVGAAYATDPDRDDKLTYELTDNADGRFEIDAETGVVSVARGADLDFENAESHTIQITVTDSAGNTREISHVIELEDQADTPQPEDVGREVNELHTADSDDESRSSEERINSKLDRTEELTADELLYRPGLSADGFVPVAVGLNEYIPQDIDWKSTDFGEVSVLNNLEEQAPETIDPQGALSEYDTSPADVEEVATLVAAGNETGLLAKLWGFARAYRGVSESGSSNRQERS
- a CDS encoding efflux RND transporter periplasmic adaptor subunit, which encodes MRRFLLLVFLALLHVHAVHGREPGTNSAAMLPGIVEARQSVDLSFPTTGTVSEIDVEEMQFVEEGQVLARLDDSLARASLAAAEAIASRGAMLIRAKSAVSLAEKYLGRVRDAYEKNAASGLELDEAEGRVEEARATLEQAHEREREAEAQVALEEVRLSGHELRAPFGGTVTRITGKPGGTANPNEPILRLTNPIQLRVVLHVPVAYFGLLNVGEEYALEAELPAPPRVVAQLLAQEQAIDAATDTFRCVFGIENSDLSLPVGFAVRLCDPTSDDSQEMSSSR